The genomic interval CGGTTCCACTTTGAGGCCAAATACTCTGATCGCGTGATAGCTAATTTTTTCGCGCAGCCGATATATTTCTTTGATCGGCTTGTTCAAGGCGCGGGCAATCTCTTCCTGAGAGCGACCTTGGAGATAAAGCTTGAGCCAATCTGTCGCCACTTGGCCCAGGTTCTGGGTCAAATAATGCTCAAATTCCTGTTTTACCGCCGATCGCGCTGCCATTTTTTCTTCCAAGGCTTGCTTTTCTTGATGCAGAGCGATCGCCTGCGCGTCTAGCAGACTCACCGGGTTTTCTGCATCGTCTGGCATCACTTCTTCCGAAACCAAACGCACCAAGTCACCTGTCGGCACTTGGGTAATCCCTCCGCGTCCCGATCGGCGCAAATAGTTCACAAAACGATAAAGCAGCAGCGGTTGGTTGCGTATCGGTCGCAGACAGTATTCTTCCGTACTGGCCAGCAGTAGGGCGTTTCGCAATCGGGAATCTGAGGTGGACTGAGCAATCCAGCCGATTTGCTCCTGCAAGTAGCGATCGCTGTTTAACAATTCTTGAATCACTTCTTGCAGAACGTCCACCACAGCTCGCTGCCGATCGCGAGAAAGCGCCACCCAGGTCTTGATTTTATTTCGCAGCATCACCAGCGAACCCAGCCGACTTATCAAGTTCCGATAAGCTCGCTCTGGCCCCACTTCCAAATAG from Aerosakkonema funiforme FACHB-1375 carries:
- a CDS encoding HetZ-related protein 2, which encodes MQIAENLADSWRSRLQVDCPNYDSATYESIVSWLLGKDLERYETLTPAQLIIAEQAMDYRYRILRHRYLEVGPERAYRNLISRLGSLVMLRNKIKTWVALSRDRQRAVVDVLQEVIQELLNSDRYLQEQIGWIAQSTSDSRLRNALLLASTEEYCLRPIRNQPLLLYRFVNYLRRSGRGGITQVPTGDLVRLVSEEVMPDDAENPVSLLDAQAIALHQEKQALEEKMAARSAVKQEFEHYLTQNLGQVATDWLKLYLQGRSQEEIARALNKPIKEIYRLREKISYHAIRVFGLKVEPELVANWLETSLQEHRLGLTPTQWQEYKESLTDEQRRLLDKLATGKTLEAIAQDLNLKTNQVMGEWSKLYLAAQEKRSAS